In Deinococcus sp. HSC-46F16, the following are encoded in one genomic region:
- a CDS encoding DUF4129 domain-containing protein has translation MTMTADPSRSPPRPRSFDRSWLLLAAPLLGLAGWPLWLVGGSFAVLVLTRPGRPAAGARLLLLLLLAGLSSVPGLLAASDFTGLVAAARTAFPMLLGVALLHAGLRSLEGGRRFLGAGVLGMLLLGAALFGGGLGLSLGLGVGLFALLLAVLGAPGPEDRALRPLSGQGAALRWLLVAGAGSAALLTVLSLPLPTPPAWEADRRGLSRVQARIGGDFEFERQLGMNGENRYAQGLGSNQTRRYAPVEGRNLDNDKVILGGLLVMLAVVWIMWRSRGPRSRGRRPRWWELAALSGLLLTGSLLVLGSLTGEPGALSPPGGYNKLGEVGPAGLLSSQGGGSIRPYQKQEWLNTMNNVAFAVLLLAAAALVWVGWHLTRPSRPEEDGPEPLPTPTPEDTTALHRVRRAYRSALASLTRVGLGRAPNETPAEHAARVADDRPDLADPLRQLLAAYTPVRYGLSPSEEGAEQAEAAARTVARLARPMSAPGAGGPALG, from the coding sequence ATGACGATGACCGCCGATCCCTCCCGTTCACCCCCCCGCCCCCGCTCCTTTGACCGCTCGTGGTTGCTGCTCGCAGCTCCTCTGCTGGGATTGGCAGGCTGGCCGCTGTGGCTGGTGGGGGGCAGCTTCGCCGTGCTCGTGCTGACCCGTCCGGGGCGTCCGGCGGCAGGAGCGCGGCTGCTGCTCCTGCTGCTGTTGGCGGGGCTGAGCAGCGTGCCGGGCCTGCTGGCCGCATCCGACTTCACTGGGCTGGTGGCGGCGGCGCGAACGGCGTTTCCCATGCTGCTGGGCGTGGCGCTCCTGCATGCTGGACTGCGGTCACTGGAGGGGGGGCGGCGGTTCCTGGGTGCCGGAGTGCTGGGCATGCTGCTGCTGGGGGCGGCCCTGTTCGGAGGGGGTCTGGGGCTCTCGCTGGGGCTGGGAGTAGGCCTGTTCGCATTGCTGCTGGCCGTGCTGGGCGCACCGGGGCCGGAAGACCGGGCGCTGCGGCCTCTGAGCGGGCAGGGGGCGGCGCTGCGGTGGCTCCTGGTCGCCGGGGCAGGCTCGGCCGCGCTGCTCACGGTGCTGAGCCTGCCGCTGCCCACCCCACCCGCCTGGGAAGCTGACCGCAGGGGGCTGTCGCGGGTGCAGGCACGAATTGGCGGGGACTTCGAGTTTGAACGTCAACTCGGGATGAACGGCGAGAACCGCTACGCCCAGGGGTTAGGGTCCAATCAGACGAGGCGCTATGCCCCGGTCGAGGGCAGGAATCTCGATAACGACAAGGTGATCCTGGGTGGCCTGCTGGTCATGCTGGCCGTCGTATGGATTATGTGGCGCTCGCGGGGGCCGCGCAGTCGGGGGCGCCGCCCCAGGTGGTGGGAGCTTGCGGCACTGTCGGGACTGCTGCTCACGGGCAGCCTGCTGGTGCTGGGCTCGCTGACCGGGGAACCGGGAGCCCTCTCGCCCCCTGGGGGCTACAACAAGCTGGGCGAGGTCGGCCCCGCTGGCCTCCTGAGTTCGCAGGGTGGCGGCAGCATCCGCCCCTACCAGAAACAGGAGTGGCTGAACACCATGAACAACGTGGCGTTCGCCGTGCTGTTGCTCGCCGCTGCGGCGCTGGTCTGGGTGGGCTGGCACCTGACCCGCCCGTCCCGGCCGGAAGAAGACGGCCCGGAGCCTCTGCCCACCCCCACCCCGGAGGACACCACCGCCCTGCACCGGGTTCGGCGGGCCTACCGCTCGGCCCTGGCCTCGCTGACGCGGGTGGGCCTAGGCCGCGCTCCGAACGAGACGCCCGCCGAACACGCCGCACGGGTCGCGGACGACAGGCCCGACCTGGCCGACCCGCTGCGGCAGCTTCTGGCCGCGTATACCCCAGTCCGCTACGGCCTGTCGCCCTCCGAGGAAGGCGCGGAGCAGGCTGAGGCGGCGGCCCGCACGGTGGCCCGGCTGGCCCGCCCCATGTCTGCTCCCGGCGCGGGCGGTCCCGCGCTAGGCTAA
- a CDS encoding DUF4129 domain-containing protein — protein sequence MTTLPAPPARRPLRLDRSWLLLAAPFVATSWLPWWGVLAFFAVLLLIRFDQAAEIVRVPLLLAAACLTALPLLAGVGDGGGNAIGAILAYAALFLPVVLTAAVLHIGLNLLEVGRPAGAVWLALLLLPGVLGLAPSPVFGLPAGLGLGLLALLLCALGSTGREERPARRLTGSGRAVWNAALVGGVLAGALALGTLALGPQPQSTFSLEGGMGAGQRGEAPVGSSESMSEGTVVRQRAPSGPLPAGAVQTGVQLPGADLVLLGGMLLLMSVIFLLWRLPKRVVDGPRRLHWWEVAAVAGMLLLGAMLLFYGMTAGSSGGPGAAPSAPAGEGGMGTGETTGESAPGWGLAFASWFNRIAFASAVLLSIAILFLAWKLRRSPEEEGDDGEKGEDGSPSTPHPEALHRVRLAYRSAQAALGTAGLGRGPSETPAEHAARASLNLPDLAAPLGTLVTAYAPVRYGGRVTDEDADRAEAAARDIAALSAEYRPLNLPDAPDSSSQETP from the coding sequence ATGACGACTCTCCCTGCCCCCCCCGCCCGGCGGCCCCTGCGCCTCGACCGTTCGTGGCTGCTGCTCGCCGCGCCCTTCGTGGCGACCTCATGGCTGCCGTGGTGGGGGGTGCTGGCCTTTTTCGCCGTGCTGCTCTTGATCCGCTTCGACCAAGCTGCCGAGATCGTGCGGGTGCCGCTGCTGCTTGCGGCTGCGTGTCTCACCGCGCTGCCGCTGCTGGCCGGGGTGGGGGATGGGGGCGGAAACGCGATCGGGGCGATTCTGGCTTATGCCGCCCTTTTCTTGCCGGTGGTGCTGACGGCGGCGGTGCTGCACATCGGCCTGAACCTTCTGGAAGTGGGCCGTCCCGCCGGGGCCGTGTGGCTCGCCCTGCTGCTCTTGCCGGGCGTGCTGGGGCTGGCTCCCAGCCCGGTCTTCGGCCTCCCGGCAGGGCTGGGGCTGGGCCTGCTGGCGCTGCTGCTGTGTGCCCTGGGCTCCACCGGACGGGAGGAGCGCCCGGCCCGCCGCCTGACGGGTTCGGGCCGCGCCGTGTGGAACGCCGCCCTTGTGGGTGGTGTGCTGGCCGGAGCACTCGCGCTGGGGACACTGGCACTAGGACCACAGCCGCAGTCCACGTTCTCGCTGGAGGGGGGAATGGGGGCGGGACAACGGGGGGAAGCTCCTGTGGGCAGTTCGGAGTCCATGTCGGAAGGCACGGTCGTGCGCCAACGCGCACCCAGCGGACCCCTCCCGGCAGGGGCCGTGCAGACGGGCGTACAGCTTCCCGGCGCCGACCTCGTGCTGTTGGGCGGGATGCTGCTCCTCATGTCGGTGATCTTCCTGCTATGGCGACTGCCCAAGCGCGTGGTGGACGGGCCGCGCCGCCTCCACTGGTGGGAGGTCGCGGCGGTGGCCGGAATGCTGCTGCTCGGGGCCATGCTGCTGTTCTACGGCATGACGGCTGGCAGCTCGGGTGGGCCGGGGGCGGCGCCGTCTGCACCCGCAGGAGAGGGTGGAATGGGAACGGGAGAGACGACGGGCGAGTCCGCGCCGGGCTGGGGCTTGGCGTTTGCTTCCTGGTTCAACCGCATTGCCTTCGCGTCCGCCGTCCTCCTCTCCATCGCCATCCTGTTTCTGGCCTGGAAGCTGCGCCGCTCTCCCGAGGAGGAAGGGGACGACGGCGAGAAGGGCGAGGACGGTTCCCCCTCCACCCCTCACCCCGAAGCCCTGCACCGGGTCCGGCTGGCTTACCGCTCGGCGCAGGCGGCGCTGGGCACGGCGGGACTGGGGCGCGGTCCGTCCGAGACGCCCGCCGAGCATGCGGCCCGCGCCAGCCTGAACCTCCCCGACCTCGCCGCCCCGCTGGGCACGCTGGTCACTGCCTACGCCCCGGTGCGCTACGGCGGCCGCGTGACCGACGAGGACGCCGACCGGGCCGAAGCCGCCGCCCGTGACATCGCCGCCCTCAGCGCCGAGTACCGCCCGCTGAACTTGCCTGACGCCCCCGACTCATCCTCCCAGGAGACCCCATGA
- a CDS encoding MoxR family ATPase produces the protein MTHADLPTPPADLAAVGRFARAVGDNVARVLVGKEGVTRLTLAGILTGGHILLEDAPGTGKTMLARALAASLGLTFRRVQFTPDLLPSDVTGVSVYRPATGTFEFVPGPIFTGLLLADEINRATPKTQSALLEAMGEGQVTESGVTHRLPQPFVVIATQNPVEHEGTYRLPEAQLDRFLLKLSVGYPSLEEEVQMLGRLQGAHPIDTLGPVSTPEDLLAARAAVKAVRVSDELRRYAAALTARTRSHPQVALGGGPRASLALQGVAQALAALDGRAFVVPDDLKAAAPAVLSHRLSLRIEARLAGTPPESVVAEVLRAEPVPADPAQLAGAQAAGAV, from the coding sequence ATGACCCACGCTGACCTGCCGACCCCGCCCGCCGACCTCGCCGCCGTGGGAAGATTCGCCCGCGCTGTGGGAGACAACGTGGCCCGCGTCCTCGTGGGCAAGGAGGGGGTCACCCGCCTGACCCTCGCCGGGATTCTGACCGGGGGGCACATCCTGCTCGAGGACGCGCCCGGCACCGGCAAGACGATGCTGGCCCGGGCGCTCGCCGCCAGCCTAGGCCTGACCTTCCGCCGGGTGCAGTTCACGCCCGACCTGCTGCCCAGCGACGTGACCGGGGTCAGCGTGTATCGCCCCGCGACCGGGACTTTCGAGTTCGTGCCCGGCCCGATCTTCACCGGCCTGCTGCTCGCCGACGAGATCAACCGCGCCACCCCCAAGACCCAGTCGGCGCTGCTGGAGGCGATGGGCGAGGGGCAGGTCACCGAGTCCGGCGTGACCCACCGCCTGCCGCAGCCCTTCGTGGTGATCGCCACCCAGAACCCGGTCGAGCACGAGGGCACCTACCGATTGCCGGAAGCGCAGCTCGACCGCTTCCTGCTCAAGCTGTCGGTGGGCTACCCCTCCCTGGAGGAGGAGGTGCAGATGCTGGGCCGCCTTCAGGGGGCGCATCCCATCGACACGCTGGGGCCGGTGAGCACGCCGGAAGACCTCCTCGCGGCGCGGGCGGCAGTCAAGGCGGTGCGCGTGTCGGACGAGCTGCGGCGCTACGCGGCGGCCCTGACCGCCCGCACCCGTTCGCACCCGCAGGTCGCGCTGGGCGGCGGTCCCCGCGCCAGCCTCGCCCTGCAAGGGGTGGCGCAGGCACTTGCGGCGCTCGACGGCCGGGCCTTTGTGGTTCCCGACGACCTCAAGGCGGCGGCCCCGGCAGTCCTGAGCCACCGTCTGAGTCTGCGAATTGAGGCGCGGCTGGCCGGAACGCCCCCCGAGAGCGTGGTTGCAGAGGTGCTGCGGGCCGAGCCTGTCCCGGCTGATCCGGCCCAATTGGCAGGGGCTCAGGCGGCGGGGGCGGTCTGA
- a CDS encoding DUF58 domain-containing protein — MALAWFLGRKPPTVRLTREVPGQGFEGTRVPYRVRIEIDTRRPLRVIVEDPTPLSVVSSEVLTAGGLTLGQTVTELDGSLLLNRRGEYAWPGGTLRWADPLGLFWRSVPMNVPAVIEVYPGTHGLVLPDLLRPLLSEGQLSRTLGLEDPISLRGARPYVSGDPPGRVHWRLSARSGDLTVRELDRTAASSLTVFVDTSGTDVFVNSAVRLASSLIQEALALDLPVSVATPAGATPSGRTPEALRAALRLLARLEPQDPRVVGTPLVIPPIRAGGNLIVLTQKAPPELVEGAMKARASASRVAIVAIPEGFYLEPGENPRRQWVGAPDTVRDLERRAGILAEVGVLVFVLRGNQSVLRLGA, encoded by the coding sequence GTGGCGCTGGCGTGGTTCCTGGGACGCAAGCCGCCCACCGTCCGGCTGACCCGCGAGGTTCCCGGCCAGGGCTTCGAAGGCACCCGCGTCCCGTACCGGGTCCGCATCGAGATCGACACCCGGCGGCCCCTGCGCGTGATTGTGGAGGACCCCACGCCCCTCTCGGTGGTCTCCAGCGAGGTGCTCACGGCGGGCGGGCTGACGCTGGGGCAGACGGTGACCGAACTCGACGGCTCGCTGCTGCTCAACCGCCGGGGCGAGTACGCGTGGCCGGGCGGCACCCTGCGCTGGGCTGACCCGCTGGGGCTGTTCTGGCGCTCCGTGCCGATGAACGTGCCCGCCGTGATTGAGGTCTACCCCGGCACGCACGGGCTGGTGCTGCCCGACCTGCTGCGTCCGCTTCTGAGCGAGGGCCAGCTCTCGCGCACGCTGGGCCTTGAAGACCCCATCAGCCTGCGGGGGGCGCGGCCCTACGTATCCGGGGACCCGCCGGGGCGGGTGCACTGGCGGCTCTCGGCCCGCAGCGGCGACCTCACCGTGCGCGAACTCGACCGCACCGCCGCGAGCAGCCTGACCGTCTTCGTGGACACCTCTGGCACCGACGTGTTCGTGAACAGCGCCGTGCGGCTGGCGAGCAGTCTGATTCAGGAAGCGCTGGCCCTCGACCTGCCCGTCAGCGTGGCGACGCCCGCCGGGGCGACCCCCAGCGGGCGTACTCCGGAGGCGCTGCGGGCGGCCCTGCGGCTGCTGGCGCGGCTGGAGCCGCAGGACCCCCGCGTGGTGGGCACGCCCCTCGTCATCCCGCCCATCCGCGCGGGGGGCAACCTGATCGTGCTGACCCAGAAAGCGCCGCCCGAACTCGTCGAGGGGGCGATGAAGGCGCGGGCGAGCGCCAGCCGGGTCGCTATCGTCGCCATCCCCGAGGGCTTCTACCTCGAACCCGGCGAGAACCCGCGTCGCCAGTGGGTCGGTGCCCCCGACACGGTGCGCGATCTGGAACGCCGCGCCGGGATTCTGGCGGAGGTGGGCGTGCTGGTGTTCGTGCTGCGCGGCAACCAGAGCGTGCTGCGGCTGGGGGCCTGA
- a CDS encoding M-like protein: MTGPDDHTNDVPKTEEEISNVDLQFMGRTDERRDALKDARAEARNADEFEERGLDKQDVASQGSMIASDPASTIPGDETSEDTEQG, translated from the coding sequence ATGACCGGACCTGATGACCACACCAACGACGTGCCCAAGACGGAAGAAGAAATCAGCAACGTGGACCTCCAGTTCATGGGCCGCACCGACGAGCGCCGCGACGCCCTCAAGGACGCCCGAGCCGAGGCCCGCAACGCCGACGAGTTCGAGGAACGCGGGCTGGACAAGCAGGACGTGGCCTCGCAGGGCAGCATGATCGCCAGCGACCCCGCCAGCACGATTCCCGGCGACGAGACCTCCGAGGACACCGAGCAGGGCTGA
- the mnmE gene encoding tRNA uridine-5-carboxymethylaminomethyl(34) synthesis GTPase MnmE, whose product MTRLGLSDTIAAIATAPGHAGVGIVRVSGPSALRVADGLFRGRGQPSRTGGGRFLYGEFVAEGGERLDDGLCLVFRGPHSYTGEDVAEFQTHGSPAVLSRLLARALDLGARPARPGEFTLRAYLAGRLDLAQAEAVLDLVNAGTDTARRQAALGLSGALGNRVDRIAAALTRTLAAIQAMLDYPEEGVPEEERAAPLAQAEADLAALVATARAGQVATRGARLALIGRPNAGKSSLLNALLGYERSIVTPIPGTTRDYLEAQLSLAGVPVTLVDTAGLRETADEVEAAGVRQAVSLAQGADLVLALEDGSLPREALPVDLPPGARVIRVRTKADLPAAWEDAGALAVSAVTGAGLPELRDAIHAALLGDAARGEAWLTTERQADAARRALAHVQAARTLPDDLAGYELEEALRALAELTGRDVSEDVVDAVFRNFCVGK is encoded by the coding sequence GTGACCCGCCTCGGCTTATCGGACACCATCGCCGCCATCGCCACCGCCCCCGGCCACGCGGGGGTGGGCATCGTGCGGGTGAGTGGGCCAAGCGCCCTGCGGGTGGCCGACGGCCTGTTCCGGGGGCGCGGGCAGCCCAGCCGGACGGGGGGCGGGCGCTTCCTGTACGGGGAATTCGTGGCGGAAGGCGGCGAACGGCTGGACGACGGCCTGTGCCTCGTCTTCCGGGGGCCGCACTCGTACACGGGCGAGGACGTGGCCGAGTTCCAGACGCACGGCAGCCCGGCGGTGCTCTCGCGGCTGCTCGCGCGGGCGCTGGACCTCGGGGCACGGCCCGCCCGGCCCGGTGAATTCACCCTGCGGGCCTACCTCGCCGGGCGGCTCGACCTCGCGCAGGCCGAAGCGGTGCTGGACCTCGTCAACGCGGGCACCGACACCGCGCGGCGGCAGGCGGCGCTGGGGCTGTCGGGGGCGCTGGGGAACCGCGTGGACCGCATCGCGGCGGCCCTGACCCGTACCCTGGCCGCGATTCAGGCGATGCTGGACTACCCCGAAGAAGGTGTGCCCGAGGAGGAACGAGCCGCGCCGCTCGCGCAGGCAGAAGCTGACCTCGCTGCACTCGTCGCCACGGCCCGCGCCGGGCAGGTCGCCACGCGGGGGGCACGGCTGGCGCTGATCGGGCGCCCCAACGCGGGCAAGAGCAGCCTGCTGAACGCGCTGCTGGGCTACGAGCGCTCCATCGTGACGCCCATCCCAGGCACCACCCGCGACTATCTGGAAGCGCAGCTCTCGCTCGCCGGAGTGCCCGTGACCCTGGTGGACACGGCGGGCCTGCGCGAGACGGCCGACGAGGTGGAGGCGGCGGGCGTGCGTCAGGCGGTCAGCCTCGCGCAGGGGGCCGACCTCGTGCTGGCGCTGGAGGACGGCAGTCTGCCCCGCGAGGCACTGCCGGTGGACCTGCCGCCGGGGGCACGGGTGATCCGCGTGCGAACGAAGGCCGACCTGCCCGCCGCCTGGGAGGACGCCGGGGCACTGGCGGTGAGCGCCGTGACGGGCGCGGGCCTGCCCGAATTGCGGGATGCCATCCACGCTGCCCTCCTCGGGGACGCGGCGCGGGGCGAGGCGTGGCTCACCACCGAGCGCCAGGCCGACGCCGCCCGGCGGGCGCTGGCGCACGTCCAGGCCGCCCGCACCCTCCCCGACGACCTCGCCGGGTACGAGCTGGAAGAAGCCCTGCGAGCTCTGGCCGAACTCACGGGCCGCGACGTGTCGGAAGACGTGGTGGACGCGGTGTTCCGGAACTTCTGCGTGGGGAAGTAG
- a CDS encoding ABC transporter substrate-binding protein: MRPRPVLIAAALLAALPSAAQARSLAAVKTSGVLKLATSADFEPFNFLQGGKPTGFEVELGEAVARKLGLRAEWVIRPFDGLLRDLAARPGEIDVVIASHAITSTRLQTVDFSTPHYCTGGVILTRRGGPLTSKALAGKTLGAEAGSTYFGFLRKLPFEKSVQVYPSSQAAIQAAATAKVDAVVTDRFAALGALKTYSKANLVMGDTLWKEQVGLALAKGNGDLRLAVNGALKALMQDGTYAQLSQKYFGQDVRC, from the coding sequence ATGCGCCCACGTCCTGTCCTGATCGCCGCGGCCCTGTTGGCCGCCCTGCCCTCCGCCGCCCAGGCCCGGTCCCTGGCCGCGGTCAAAACGAGCGGCGTCCTGAAGTTGGCGACGAGCGCCGACTTCGAGCCGTTCAACTTTTTGCAGGGCGGCAAGCCCACCGGGTTCGAGGTGGAACTCGGGGAAGCGGTCGCCCGCAAGTTGGGCCTCCGGGCCGAGTGGGTTATCCGGCCGTTCGACGGTCTGCTGCGCGACCTCGCGGCCCGCCCCGGCGAGATTGACGTGGTCATCGCCTCGCACGCGATCACCAGCACGCGGCTCCAGACGGTGGATTTCAGCACCCCCCACTACTGCACGGGCGGCGTCATCCTGACCCGCCGGGGCGGGCCGCTGACCAGCAAGGCGCTCGCGGGCAAGACCCTGGGGGCCGAGGCGGGCAGCACCTACTTCGGCTTTTTGCGCAAGCTCCCCTTCGAAAAGAGCGTGCAGGTGTACCCCAGCTCCCAGGCGGCCATTCAGGCGGCCGCCACCGCCAAGGTCGACGCCGTCGTGACCGACCGTTTCGCGGCGCTGGGGGCGCTCAAGACCTACTCCAAGGCCAACCTCGTCATGGGGGACACCCTCTGGAAAGAGCAGGTCGGCCTCGCCCTCGCCAAGGGGAACGGCGACCTGCGCCTGGCCGTGAACGGGGCGCTCAAGGCACTGATGCAGGACGGCACGTACGCCCAGCTCAGCCAGAAGTACTTCGGTCAGGACGTGCGCTGCTGA
- a CDS encoding DUF4258 domain-containing protein has translation MTKSPDPKPRPQTGGTDLLSLRAQLARAEKAARRAPTPPPARPENLRLKPVKPQREVELAGVDTSEHSLSRAHARLRDAVYEGKYHLCPHAIGHARAEGFLEHDIIQVLVAGRVRAVYPEDRRWLVCGYFEACGVALPLHVVVEHAHDGYLDVVTAFVPKQPHHIISRARLAVMLRYDDEKIRTRTATPGNKPGNRSKGKWKKGA, from the coding sequence ATGACCAAATCCCCCGACCCCAAACCGCGCCCCCAGACGGGCGGCACCGACCTGCTCTCCTTGCGGGCGCAGCTTGCCCGCGCGGAGAAGGCCGCCCGCCGCGCCCCGACGCCGCCCCCCGCCCGGCCCGAGAACCTGCGCCTCAAACCCGTCAAGCCCCAGCGCGAGGTCGAACTGGCCGGGGTGGACACCAGCGAGCACAGCCTCTCGCGGGCGCATGCCCGGCTGCGCGACGCCGTATACGAGGGCAAGTATCACCTCTGCCCCCACGCCATCGGGCACGCCCGCGCGGAGGGCTTTCTGGAGCACGACATCATTCAGGTGCTTGTGGCCGGGCGGGTGCGGGCCGTGTACCCCGAGGACCGCCGCTGGCTGGTGTGCGGCTATTTCGAGGCCTGCGGGGTGGCGCTGCCGCTGCACGTGGTGGTGGAGCACGCCCACGACGGCTACCTCGACGTGGTGACGGCGTTCGTTCCCAAGCAGCCCCACCACATCATCTCCCGCGCCCGCCTCGCCGTGATGCTGCGCTACGACGACGAAAAAATCAGGACACGCACCGCCACGCCGGGGAACAAGCCGGGCAACCGCAGCAAGGGGAAGTGGAAGAAGGGGGCTTAA
- a CDS encoding GNAT family N-acetyltransferase, giving the protein MIRPMQATDAPDVLALLAWMDDAPEREVFAPDARDEHELRGECEDRVCLVAEGLDGAVEAYCGLAPFRDGLVLEGPLGEGDLPGLLARAVERADGLPVYAFAARDNLAAREALEACGFTPMHTTDFYTARVPDLARQARVPEGYAATDHLTPAAYRALYRAAEDAWSERLDWTDAELQTHFARDDVRLVALTRGGQPVGFAELELNPEASRADLTYLAVHPAERGQRLGRVLLALAAAEAAAFPELRTLRARAHDHARPARALYAHAGLTHCRSVVTYLRDDTEGEA; this is encoded by the coding sequence ATGATTCGCCCCATGCAAGCGACCGATGCCCCCGACGTGCTGGCCCTGCTGGCCTGGATGGACGACGCCCCCGAGCGTGAGGTCTTCGCCCCCGACGCCCGCGACGAGCACGAGCTGCGCGGCGAGTGCGAGGACCGGGTGTGCCTGGTGGCCGAGGGCCTCGACGGGGCGGTGGAGGCCTACTGCGGCCTGGCGCCCTTCCGGGACGGCCTGGTGCTCGAAGGCCCGCTGGGGGAAGGCGACCTGCCCGGCTTGCTCGCGCGGGCGGTGGAGCGGGCCGATGGGCTGCCGGTGTACGCCTTTGCCGCCCGCGACAACCTCGCCGCGCGGGAGGCGCTCGAAGCGTGCGGCTTCACGCCCATGCACACCACCGACTTCTACACGGCGCGTGTGCCCGACCTCGCCCGGCAGGCCCGCGTGCCGGAGGGCTACGCGGCGACCGATCACCTCACGCCCGCCGCCTACCGCGCCCTGTACCGCGCCGCCGAGGACGCCTGGTCCGAGCGCCTCGACTGGACCGACGCCGAGTTGCAGACCCATTTCGCCCGCGACGACGTGCGGCTGGTGGCCTTGACGCGCGGCGGGCAGCCCGTGGGCTTCGCTGAGCTGGAGCTGAACCCCGAAGCGTCGCGGGCCGACCTGACCTACCTCGCCGTTCATCCCGCCGAGCGCGGCCAGCGGCTGGGGCGGGTGCTGCTGGCGCTCGCCGCCGCCGAGGCCGCCGCCTTTCCCGAACTGCGCACCCTCCGCGCCCGCGCCCACGACCACGCCCGCCCCGCCCGCGCCCTGTACGCCCACGCGGGCCTGACCCACTGCCGCTCGGTGGTGACGTACCTGCGGGACGACACGGAGGGCGAGGCGTAG
- a CDS encoding DUF305 domain-containing protein — protein MTRRPALIAALALAAALLAVALALTSRSGTPAESSTEVRFVREMTQHHAQAVDMATRLRERTDDRTLRSLTLDIVLSQQEQIGQMRGWLTLWGLPWGGEGMSAEHARRMGMATPEELNQIDTLPVQGAEAHFLRLMIRHHQGALSMVEPALGNGIRPEVRTLARQIQATQGGEIRLMEDLLRQRGEDLPPPPDAAQGGAHEHH, from the coding sequence ATGACCCGCCGACCCGCCCTCATCGCCGCACTCGCCCTGGCCGCCGCGCTGCTGGCCGTCGCGCTGGCGCTGACTTCGCGCTCCGGCACCCCAGCCGAGAGCAGCACGGAGGTGCGCTTCGTGCGCGAGATGACCCAGCACCACGCGCAGGCCGTGGATATGGCGACCCGGTTGCGCGAGCGCACCGACGACCGCACCCTGCGCTCGCTGACCCTCGACATCGTGCTCTCGCAGCAGGAGCAGATCGGGCAGATGCGCGGCTGGCTGACCCTCTGGGGCCTGCCCTGGGGCGGCGAGGGCATGAGCGCCGAGCACGCCCGCAGGATGGGCATGGCGACCCCCGAGGAGCTGAACCAGATCGACACCCTGCCCGTGCAAGGCGCCGAGGCCCACTTCCTGCGGCTGATGATCCGCCACCACCAGGGCGCCCTGAGCATGGTCGAACCCGCCCTCGGCAACGGGATTCGCCCGGAGGTCCGCACCCTCGCCCGGCAGATTCAGGCCACCCAGGGCGGCGAGATTCGCCTGATGGAAGACCTGCTGCGCCAGCGCGGGGAGGACCTGCCGCCCCCACCGGACGCGGCGCAGGGCGGGGCACACGAGCACCACTAA
- a CDS encoding mechanosensitive ion channel family protein yields the protein MTGDVNTSQLLGLDALWAALLDTWREVERALAAYGANALIALGLIFVYALVFRLASRAGQALVRRLVRADAQATVGRLLRTVLRLTFGLLVVLSVGALFPGLSDWSRPVFRAYLLLLLLFVGWSLVSHLLRAEADRLDLDASLRLLARNLTRAVWVLLGVYLVSAQFGIDLLPILGGLGVVGLAVGFAAQDILANLISGVTLLLDRPFRIGDWIRTENHEGQVASLTLRTTRLRTRDGEYVSIPNKDVAGAVVENLTVGGRLRLNIPLGVAYEGGVERARAALLPLLQTFPGVLADPPPAVLVQELEESRVRLLLRFWIDAEEVESYPVTRMRVLEAARAALDAAGLEVAYPRMRVQLDPAPEAHAD from the coding sequence ATGACGGGCGACGTGAACACCTCGCAGCTTCTGGGGCTGGACGCGCTGTGGGCGGCGCTGCTGGACACCTGGCGCGAGGTGGAGCGGGCGCTGGCCGCCTACGGCGCGAATGCCCTGATCGCGCTGGGACTGATCTTCGTCTACGCCCTGGTCTTCCGGCTGGCGTCGCGGGCGGGGCAGGCCTTGGTGCGGCGGCTGGTCCGGGCAGACGCGCAGGCCACGGTCGGGCGGCTCCTGCGCACGGTGCTGCGGCTGACCTTCGGGCTGCTGGTGGTGCTGTCAGTGGGGGCGCTGTTTCCGGGGCTGTCAGACTGGAGCCGCCCGGTGTTCCGGGCCTACCTGCTGCTGCTGCTGCTGTTCGTGGGCTGGAGTCTGGTGTCGCACCTGCTGCGGGCAGAGGCCGACCGCCTCGACCTCGACGCCAGCCTGCGGCTGCTGGCCCGCAATCTCACGCGGGCGGTGTGGGTGCTGCTGGGCGTGTACCTCGTCTCGGCGCAGTTCGGTATCGACCTGCTGCCCATTCTGGGGGGCCTCGGCGTGGTGGGGCTGGCGGTGGGCTTCGCCGCGCAGGACATCCTCGCCAACCTGATCAGCGGGGTCACGCTGCTGCTCGACCGCCCCTTTCGCATCGGGGACTGGATTCGCACCGAGAACCACGAGGGCCAGGTCGCCAGCCTCACCCTGCGGACCACCCGGCTGCGCACCCGCGACGGTGAGTACGTCAGCATCCCCAACAAGGACGTGGCGGGCGCAGTCGTCGAGAACCTGACGGTGGGCGGGCGGCTGCGGCTCAACATCCCGCTGGGGGTCGCCTATGAGGGCGGCGTGGAGCGGGCACGGGCCGCGTTGCTGCCGCTCCTCCAGACCTTCCCCGGTGTGCTGGCCGACCCCCCGCCCGCCGTGCTCGTGCAGGAGCTGGAGGAAAGCCGGGTGCGCCTGCTGCTGCGTTTCTGGATTGACGCAGAGGAGGTGGAGAGCTACCCGGTGACCCGGATGCGGGTGCTGGAGGCCGCCCGCGCCGCCCTGGACGCAGCGGGCCTGGAGGTGGCGTACCCCCGAATGCGGGTGCAGCTTGACCCGGCGCCGGAGGCCCATGCCGACTGA